From Enhydrobacter sp., the proteins below share one genomic window:
- a CDS encoding elongation factor G has protein sequence MNDIKAGTIPGGRPGSGAHRVVALCGPYLSGKTSLLESILYATGAIGRRGSTRAGTSIGDGTQEARKRGMGTELNIASVDYLGDQWTFLDVPGSIEFQHDAFAALAVCDAAVVVCEPSPERVTTLAPLLKYIEDRHIPHIFFINKIDSAEARVRDMLAALQTVSTRKLVLRQVPIRRAQPDGAEETIGYVDLVSERAYRYKASGASDLIEMPAEILPRETEARREMLETLSEFDDTLLEQLIEDVAPEKSLIYRDLHDEFGADQIAPVLLGAGDRENGVRRLLKALRHDTPFAAETAARRSLGADGAALAECFKVVHQAHAGKLSICRVWSGTLTEGQTIGGQRIGGLFRPFGQRLDKVAEARTGEIVALAKFDALSSGQAIAGAGIAAVGDFPAVDSPVFALALAAKNRNDEVKLSGALHKIVEEDPSLSFEARAETHELLLKGQGEMHLRVAIDKLAGRYNVAVETQQPRVAYRETIQAGTQQHARYKRQTGGHGQFADIKVELKPLPRGSGFRFVDRIVGGVVPRNFIPAVELGLIDYLKEGPLGQPVVDLEVTLYDGQYHSVDSSEMSFKMAARIAMSEAMPKCKPVLLEPILKVTVAAPADSTSRIQRLISGRRGQLLGYDARPGWNGWDEVSALMPESELADMIVEIRSVTQGVGTFRAEFDHLQELSGRTADRIVEEARKRAAA, from the coding sequence ATGAATGACATTAAAGCCGGAACCATCCCTGGGGGCAGACCAGGCAGCGGCGCGCATCGCGTGGTGGCGCTGTGCGGGCCGTACCTCTCGGGCAAGACCAGCCTGCTCGAGAGCATCCTCTACGCCACGGGGGCCATCGGCCGGCGCGGATCGACCCGCGCGGGAACCTCCATCGGCGACGGCACCCAGGAGGCGCGCAAGCGCGGCATGGGCACCGAGCTCAACATCGCGTCGGTCGACTATCTGGGCGATCAGTGGACCTTCCTTGACGTTCCGGGATCGATCGAGTTCCAGCACGACGCCTTCGCCGCTCTCGCCGTGTGCGACGCCGCGGTCGTGGTCTGCGAGCCCTCCCCGGAACGGGTGACGACGCTGGCGCCGCTGCTCAAGTACATCGAGGATCGCCACATCCCCCACATCTTCTTCATCAACAAGATCGATTCGGCCGAAGCGCGCGTGCGCGACATGCTCGCCGCCCTGCAAACGGTCTCGACGCGCAAGCTCGTGCTGCGCCAGGTGCCGATTCGCCGTGCCCAGCCCGACGGCGCCGAAGAGACGATCGGCTATGTCGATCTGGTGAGCGAGCGCGCCTACCGCTACAAGGCCAGCGGCGCTTCCGACCTGATCGAGATGCCGGCCGAGATCCTGCCGCGCGAGACCGAGGCGCGCCGCGAGATGCTCGAGACCCTCTCCGAGTTCGACGACACCCTGCTCGAGCAGCTCATCGAGGACGTCGCGCCCGAAAAGTCGCTGATCTATCGCGACCTGCACGACGAGTTTGGCGCCGACCAGATCGCCCCCGTCCTGCTCGGTGCCGGCGATCGCGAGAACGGCGTGCGTCGCCTGCTCAAGGCACTGCGACACGACACGCCGTTCGCCGCCGAAACCGCCGCGCGCCGTTCGCTCGGCGCCGACGGCGCGGCCTTGGCGGAGTGCTTCAAGGTCGTGCACCAAGCGCACGCCGGCAAGCTTTCGATCTGCCGTGTCTGGTCGGGCACGCTCACCGAAGGGCAGACCATCGGCGGTCAGAGGATCGGTGGCCTGTTCCGCCCGTTCGGCCAGCGCCTCGACAAGGTGGCCGAGGCGAGGACCGGGGAGATCGTCGCCCTCGCCAAGTTCGACGCCCTGTCGTCGGGACAGGCGATCGCCGGCGCGGGCATCGCCGCCGTGGGCGATTTCCCGGCCGTCGATTCCCCGGTCTTCGCGCTGGCGCTCGCGGCCAAGAACCGCAACGACGAGGTCAAGCTCTCCGGTGCGCTACACAAGATCGTCGAGGAAGATCCGTCGTTGTCCTTCGAGGCACGCGCCGAGACGCACGAGCTGCTTCTCAAGGGACAGGGCGAGATGCACCTGCGGGTCGCGATCGACAAGCTTGCCGGACGCTACAACGTCGCCGTCGAGACGCAGCAGCCGCGGGTCGCCTATCGCGAGACGATCCAGGCCGGCACGCAGCAGCATGCGCGCTACAAGCGCCAGACCGGCGGCCACGGCCAGTTCGCCGACATCAAGGTCGAGCTCAAGCCGTTGCCGCGTGGATCGGGCTTCCGGTTCGTCGACCGGATCGTTGGCGGAGTCGTGCCGCGCAACTTCATCCCGGCTGTCGAACTCGGGTTGATCGACTATCTCAAGGAAGGTCCGCTCGGCCAGCCCGTCGTCGACCTGGAAGTGACGCTGTACGACGGGCAATATCATTCGGTCGACAGCTCCGAGATGTCGTTCAAGATGGCGGCGCGCATCGCCATGAGTGAGGCGATGCCCAAGTGCAAGCCGGTGTTGCTGGAGCCCATCCTGAAGGTCACCGTGGCGGCGCCGGCCGATTCCACATCGCGCATCCAGCGTCTGATCTCCGGTCGCCGCGGCCAGCTCCTCGGCTACGACGCACGGCCGGGCTGGAACGGCTGGGACGAGGTGTCGGCGCTGATGCCCGAGTCGGAGCTCGCCGACATGATCGTGGAGATCAGGTCGGTGACCCAGGGCGTCGGCACCTTCCGCGCCGAGTTCGATCACCTCCAGGAGCTGAGCGGCCGCACCGCCGACCGCATCGTCGAGGAAGCCAGGAAGCGCGCGGCGGCATAG